Proteins from a single region of Paenibacillus sp. BIHB 4019:
- the thiS gene encoding sulfur carrier protein ThiS, whose protein sequence is MELVINGVKQELAARTIEEVIAHFELTGKPVVVEADGAVLTQEQWAATEVREGMKIELVHFVGGG, encoded by the coding sequence ATGGAACTAGTCATTAACGGTGTGAAGCAGGAGCTGGCAGCGAGGACGATTGAAGAGGTTATTGCCCATTTTGAACTGACGGGCAAGCCGGTTGTCGTTGAAGCGGATGGAGCGGTGCTGACACAGGAGCAATGGGCAGCAACCGAAGTTCGCGAAGGCATGAAAATCGAGCTTGTACATTTTGTAGGAGGAGGCTGA
- the thiE gene encoding thiamine phosphate synthase encodes MKDFRLYAITGEEFHPGRDLIEVMEEAIYGGVDIIQLRDKSGDKPAILEKARALRELTRKHGVTFIVNDYIDIALEVDADGIHLGQGDVPLVEARKLVGDKIIGISTHAIEEALLAEEQGADYIGVGPVFPTKTKVDVVDPVTVNYVREVADKVKIPFVAIGGIKLRNVDEVIAAGATRICAVSEIVGSSDISGTCRSFLDKLDKWGES; translated from the coding sequence ATGAAGGATTTTCGTTTATATGCGATTACAGGCGAGGAATTTCATCCGGGCCGCGATTTAATCGAGGTAATGGAGGAAGCGATTTACGGCGGCGTTGATATTATTCAGCTGCGCGACAAGTCGGGTGACAAGCCGGCGATTTTGGAAAAAGCACGGGCGCTCCGCGAGCTGACCCGCAAGCATGGCGTAACCTTTATCGTCAATGACTACATTGATATTGCGCTGGAAGTGGATGCGGACGGCATTCATTTGGGCCAGGGCGATGTGCCGCTTGTGGAAGCACGCAAGCTTGTGGGCGATAAAATCATCGGCATTTCCACGCATGCCATTGAAGAGGCCCTGCTTGCCGAGGAGCAAGGTGCCGACTACATCGGTGTCGGTCCTGTGTTTCCGACGAAGACGAAGGTTGACGTTGTTGATCCGGTAACGGTTAATTATGTGCGCGAGGTAGCGGATAAGGTGAAAATCCCATTTGTCGCTATCGGCGGCATCAAGCTGCGCAATGTGGATGAGGTTATTGCAGCTGGCGCGACGCGCATTTGCGCGGTTAGCGAAATTGTCGGCAGCAGCGATATTTCCGGCACCTGCCGTTCTTTTCTAGACAAGCTGGATAAATGGGGAGAGTCATAA